DNA from Laspinema palackyanum D2c:
CTGAACGTTAACCCTTTTACCGCTTAAATTTATGACTTACCATCAACAAATCCTCCAACTGAAAACCACGGGAAAATCCTTAGCTAAAGTTACGGCTAAAGTGGAAGAAGTCGTGGCAAAATCAGGAGTACAAACGGGCCTCTGCACCCTATTTCTCCGCCATACCTCTGCCAGTTTATTGCTGCAAGAAAACGCAGACCCCGATGTTTTAGAAGATTTACAACATTTCTTTTCTGATTTAGTTCCCGAACAACGTCGCTACCGCCACAGTACCGAAGGTCCCGATGATATGCCCGCCCATATTCGCACGGCCCTCACCCATACGAGTGAGCAAATTCCTATCAATCGAGGTCGATTAGTGCTTGGAACTTGGCAGGGAATTTATATTTGGGAACACCGGCAACAGGGTCATTATCGAGAATTAGTGGTTCATATTCAGGGGGAATGATTCTCTCTCAGGTGGCTTAAACTGAGGCAGTAGAGGCTAAAAATTCAAGCAAGTCCCGGTGAGGAATTCCATGATGGGTGTTTCCCAGAATCAGGAAATAGGCGATGATGCCGATCGCCCGAATAACCGCCAGAAACTGGTCTACTGGACAGTCGGATTCACCGCGATCACAATGGCAGTGGCGGGAATTGGGATTTATCTGCTGGATCAGATGGTCCTCTTCCAAGGGCGATCGCACCTAGAACAAATCGTCCAAATTCAAGCCCAACTGATCCAGGGGATTGCCACCGTCACGGATACCCCGCAAACCGCC
Protein-coding regions in this window:
- a CDS encoding secondary thiamine-phosphate synthase enzyme YjbQ, yielding MTYHQQILQLKTTGKSLAKVTAKVEEVVAKSGVQTGLCTLFLRHTSASLLLQENADPDVLEDLQHFFSDLVPEQRRYRHSTEGPDDMPAHIRTALTHTSEQIPINRGRLVLGTWQGIYIWEHRQQGHYRELVVHIQGE